From the Actinopolymorpha singaporensis genome, the window CCTTGGCGTGTCCGGCGTAGGACTCCTTCGACGCCTCGGTGTAGATGGCCGGCTTCGTCGCCAGTTCGTCGGGTGTGGTCACCGGCCGGGACAGCGCCTGCGGGTCGTAGCGGTTGACGTACTCCGGCGGTGCGCCGAAGCCGTGATGGGGGTCGAAGAAGTTCGCCACGAAGCAGAACGGCTTGTCGCGTTCACGTCCGGCACGCAGGAACTCCTGGGTCTCCAGGCCGATCCAGCGGCTGTAGTGCGCCTGCGTCGGCATCGTGTCGAACGTCACCGGCGAGGCCGGGTCGAGCGCGGCGGCGTGCAGTTCGGGGTGCGCGGCCCGCAGCCAGCGGTGGTAGGCGTTCTCCGACGAACCGGGGTAGGGGTCGTGCGCCCACCGGAAGACCCGGAAGCCGTCGTCGAGCCGCCGCTCCGTGCGCCCGGCGAAGCATGCTGACAAGTGCAGCTTGCCTACCAGCCCGCAGTCGTACCCGGCATCGGCCAGGTCCCTGGTGAACAGGCGTTCGTGGTCGGGCAGTCCCACGCCGTTGGCCCACAGGCCGTGATTGGCGACGTAGCGGCCGGTCATCAGGCTGGCCCGCGACGGTCCGCAGACGGGGTTCTGCACGTAGCAGTTCTCGAACAGCACTCCCTGCTCTGCCAGCCGGTCCAGGTGGGGGGTCTCGATCTCGTCGTTGCCGTACTCACGGACCGCGTCGAAACGTTGCTGGTCGGTGCAGATGAACAGGATGTTGGGTGTCATGACTTGACCGCTCCCGCGATTCCCTCGACGAAGTAGCGCTGCAACAACACAAAGATCACCACGACCGGCAGCAGCGAGATGGTCGCCGCGGCCGCCATGCCCGACCAGTCGGTGGAGTTCTCGCCGACGAACGCCAGCATGCCGACGCTCAGCGTCCGCAGATCCGGCCGGGAGAACGTGAACACCAACGGCAGGAAGAACGCGTTCCAGGTGGCGAGGAACGTCAACAGCGTCACGGTGGCTGTCACCGGCATCGCCAGCGGCAGCATGACCCGGAAGAAGATCGACCAGAAACCCGCGCCGTCCACGACCGCGGCCTCCTCGAGCTCACGCGGGATCTGGCGGAAGTAGCCGAGGTAGAGCAGGATCGCGGCGACGTGGGCGCCGCCGCTCAGCGCG encodes:
- a CDS encoding sulfatase family protein produces the protein MTPNILFICTDQQRFDAVREYGNDEIETPHLDRLAEQGVLFENCYVQNPVCGPSRASLMTGRYVANHGLWANGVGLPDHERLFTRDLADAGYDCGLVGKLHLSACFAGRTERRLDDGFRVFRWAHDPYPGSSENAYHRWLRAAHPELHAAALDPASPVTFDTMPTQAHYSRWIGLETQEFLRAGRERDKPFCFVANFFDPHHGFGAPPEYVNRYDPQALSRPVTTPDELATKPAIYTEASKESYAGHAKGFVEYTEAELQQVKAAYYAMVTLVDDEVGRILATLDEEGLTDNTVVVFTSDHGEMLGDHQLMLKGPMMYDCSVRVPLLIRWPGVLPTGERRTELVQWIDLAPTLLEVAGLPPLARGQGASLLPLARGDSGAWTRDWALSQYRNSGHPYDPPVHTTMLRHDRWKLVVHHGEPAGSRGRTGELYDLAADPHEVTNLWDDPAHATDRLVLQEKLMDVLVATEDRTKPRDAFW